The proteins below come from a single Dermacentor albipictus isolate Rhodes 1998 colony chromosome 7, USDA_Dalb.pri_finalv2, whole genome shotgun sequence genomic window:
- the LOC135904392 gene encoding uncharacterized protein encodes MATSDHRQTLAQPRADEDWVFLHHDGDGQRDGDAKRNEESLRGAAERPKSAQATETGMELHPSAWTEDSIRSLYFDFAGLRGFLDRFPLLPALHAFPGVCEPSLVDENPARLLWAGLKRLTRIFLRAAVFSCAARFLFWSAAKASVVKRPEMLQLLLVLAVMNLGAPLAQIATWYSELTANMSEMVSHACRQQRKIMRYAAFTNIVPVLTYMATLVLVMPIDRICTDVEATWRILLLRFREVYATEFDGIGEIVREYLAEGYPPAG; translated from the exons ATGGCCACGTCAGACCACCGGCAGACGTTGGCTCAGCCGCGGGCTGACGAAGATTGGGTCTTCCTGCATCACGACGGCGACGGGCAGCGAGATGGCGACGCCAAAAGGAATGAGGAAAGCCTCAGGGGTGCGGCTGAGCGGCCAAAAAGCGCACAGGCTACAGAAACAGGCATGGAGTTGCACCCCTCGGCGTGGACCGAGGATAGCATCCGCAGCCTCTATTTTGATTTCGCGGGTCTGCGCGGCTTCCTCGACCGCTTCCCTCTGTTGCCG GCCTTGCACGCGTTCCCAGGGGTCTGCGAGCCGTCGCTGGTTGACGAAAACCCCGCTCGACTGCTGTGGGCTGGCCTCAAGCGCCTGACGCGGATATTCCTGAGGGCTGCCGTCTTTTCCTGTGCGGCGCGCTTTCTCTTCTGGTCGGCGGCGAAGGCGAGCGTAGTCAAGCGACCGGAGATGCTGCAACTGCTGCTAGTGCTGGCGGTGATGAATCTGGGGGCACCACTGGCGCAAATCGCAACTTGGTATTCCGAGCTCACTGCAAACATGTCG GAAATGGTCTCTCATGCCTGCCGGCAGCAGCGTAAGATCATGCGCTACGCGGCGTTCACGAACATAGTGCCGGTGCTCACGTACATGGCCACACTCGTGCTGGTAATGCCGATAGACAGAATATGCACCGACGTCGAGGCCACGTGGCGCATACTCTTGCTCCGCTTCCGAGAAGTGTACGCCACGGAGTTTGACGGAATCGGCGAGATCGTACGAGAATACCTCGCGGAAGGATATCCACCGGCTGGCTAG
- the LOC135904393 gene encoding uncharacterized protein codes for MATSDHRQTVAEPRADEDWVFLHHDGDGVGQRDADAKRKEESPCSAAERPKSVQATKTSKIDSGARFFLGFPYFSGVYTFPGLGEPSLDVDNPVQLLWACLRRLTRIFLRAAVLSCAARFLFWSAAKASVVKRPEMLQLLLLLAVVNLGAPLANWVSWNREFFINIWESLYHSARQRHNLMRYKAFRTTVRILTYIVSFLLCFPMARICIDVVATWHILLLHFREVYATELDGIGEIVREYVADRYPPAG; via the exons ATGGCCACGTCAGACCACCGGCAGACGGTAGCTGAGCCGCGGGCTGATGAAGATTGGGTCTTCCTGCATCACGACGGCGACGGAGTCGGGCAGCGAGATGCCGACGCCAAAAGGAAGGAGGAAAGCCCCTGTAGTGCGGCTGAGCGGCCAAAAAGCGTCCAAGCtacaaaaacaagcaagattgATAGCGGCGCCCGCTTCTTCCTAGGCTTCCCTTATTTTTCG GGCGTGTACACGTTCCCAGGGCTCGGCGAGCCGTCGCTGGATGTCGATAACCCTGTTCAACTCTTGTGGGCTTGCCTCAGGCGCCTAACGCGGATATTCCTGAGGGCTGCCGTGCTTTCTTGTGCGGCACGCTTTCTCTTCTGGTCGGCGGCGAAGGCGAGCGTAGTCAAGCGACCGGAGATGCTGCAACTGCTGCTACTGCTGGCAGTGGTGAATCTGGGGGCACCACTGGCAAATTGGGTATCGTGGAACCGCGAATTCTTCATAAACATCTGG GAATCGTTGTATCACTCCGCCCGGCAGAGGCATAATCTCATGCGCTACAAGGCGTTCAGGACCACAGTGCGGATTCTCACGTACATCGTCTCATTTCTGCTGTGCTTTCCCATGGCGAGAATATGCATCGACGTCGTGGCCACGTGGCACATACTCTTGCTCCACTTCCGAGAGGTGTACGCCACGGAGTTAGATGGAATCGGCGAGATCGTACGAGAATACGTCGCGGACAGATATCCACCGGCTGGCTAG